In the genome of Raphanus sativus cultivar WK10039 chromosome 4, ASM80110v3, whole genome shotgun sequence, one region contains:
- the LOC108827594 gene encoding uncharacterized protein LOC108827594: MVRYIGKRFLEYINIEFALIRVLSVPIIEAPQPPKFLDAGDSACRRRHRSSLLVLSFIVSLLCFTFGLCLSFASDRLSPPTKAFSLDSSDVSMFIVLAAVRFSGDSRKAFSNGSSFHCVLYHCNSLSSCSRSVRQSVVAKELHRKSHTIPLQSPSTLSAIDDIDPCFVDRFCYCREVITEATEIQLAERVNCSGVSLDAICLSSGDISPVSGDCLQLCKSPTMLSEESKPSDCKGFPVDSPGPLNCV; encoded by the exons ATGGTTAGATATATTGGTAAGAGGTTCTTAGAGTATATTAATATAGAGTTCGCCCTAATAAGAGTTCTCTCTGTCCCGATTATCGAGGCGCCGCAACCACCGAAATTTCTCGACGCCGGCGACTCTGCTTGCCGGCGTCGTCACCGTTCATCTCTTCTCGTTCTTAGCTTCATCGTCAGCCTcctttgttttacttttggtcTGTGTCTCTCCTTTGCGTCGGACCGTTTGTCTCCTCCGACGAAGGCGTTCAGCTTGGACTCAAGTGACGTCTCCATGTTCATTGTGCTTGCCGCAGTCCGCTTCTCTGGGGATTCCCGGAAAGCCTTTTCAAACGGCTCCTCGTTTCACTGCGTCCTCTACCACtgcaactctctctcttcttgttccAGATCTGTAAGACAAAGCGTGGTAGCCAAAGAACTGCACCGAAAATCGCATACCATCCCACTGCAATCACCTTCCACGCTCTCCGCCATTGATGATATAGACCCCTGCTTTGTCGACAGATTTTGCTACTGCAGAGAAGTAATAACTGAGGCAACTGAGATCCAACTCGCAGAAAGAGTCAACTGCTCTGGCGTCTCTCTTGATGCTATCTGCCTCTCAAGTGGCGACATCTCCCCTGTCTCCGGCGACTGTCTACAACTATGCAAATCTCCGACGATGTTATCGGAAGAGTCAAAGCCGTCAG ATTGCAAAGGATTTCCGGTGGATTCACCGGGGCCTTTGAATTGCGTTTAA